The following coding sequences lie in one Helicoverpa armigera isolate CAAS_96S chromosome 8, ASM3070526v1, whole genome shotgun sequence genomic window:
- the LOC110375881 gene encoding protein phosphatase PTC7 homolog codes for MMQSIFWTGRLLSRALRNGLSNFSSATELNVSSTKHPYLVSVVCGFPKDIANGRTRKGQFGDDAWFSTNSSNADVIGVADGVGGWRAYGIDPGEFSSYLMRTCERLVQMGHFKMSEPGDLLAKSYYELLEHKKPILGSSTACVMILDRSESVMRAANIGDSGYMVVRGGRIVHRSHEQQHYFNTPYQLSLPPPGHDRNVLSDRPESAETSEFAVECGDVILVATDGVFDNVPEPVLVAEMRRAQGLAGETKRLQAVANSIAWMARNLSFDGCYMSPFAKSARQNGIDAIGGKPDDITVLLAIVAL; via the exons ATGATGCAGTCTATTTTCTGGACAGGGAGACTGCTATCACGTGCTTTACGAAATGGACTTTCGAATTTCTCAAGTGCTACTGAATTGAACGTTTCGTCGACAAAGCACCCTTATTTAGTATCAGTGGTGTGTGGTTTTCCTAAAGACATTGCTAATGGAAGAACGCGCAAAGGACAGTTCGGTGACGACGCATGGTTCTCCACAAATTCCAGCAACGCGGATGTTATTg GTGTGGCAGACGGTGTAGGAGGATGGCGTGCTTACGGCATCGACCCTGGCGAGTTCTCCTCGTACCTCATGAGGACGTGCGAGAGGCTCGTCCAAATGGGACACTTCAAGATGTCAGAGCCAGGGGACCTGCTGGCGAAGTCCTATTACGAATTATTGGAACATAAGAAACCAATACTAG GAAGCAGTACAGCGTGCGTGATGATCTTAGACCGGTCGGAGAGCGTAATGCGCGCCGCCAACATCGGTGACAGCGGGTACATGGTAGTGCGAGGAGGCCGCATCGTTCACCGGTCGCACGAACAGCAGCACTACTTCAACACGCCTTACCAGCTCAGCTTGCCGCCGCCCGGACACGACCGGAATGTGCTTAGTGACAG GCCAGAATCGGCGGAGACGTCAGAATTCGCAGTGGAGTGCGGTGACGTGATCCTAGTGGCGACTGACGGCGTGTTCGACAATGTGCCCGAGCCAGTCCTAGTGGCGGAGATGAGGCGCGCTCAGGGGCTCGCGGGCGAGACCAAGAGGCTGCAGGCCGTCGCCAACTCCATCGCGTGGATGGCGCGCAACCTCTCCTTCGACGGCTGCTACATGTCGCCCTTCGCCAAGAGCGCGCGACAGAACGGCATTGATGCCATTG GGGGAAAGCCGGACGACATAACGGTGCTACTTGCTATCGTAGCGCTATGA
- the LOC110375885 gene encoding derlin-2 has protein sequence MAYQTLLQEYMLIPPVTRAYTTACVVTTLAVQLDLVSPFQLYFNPNLILRRYQLWRLVSTFLFFGNLGFNFFFNMIFTYRYCRMLEEGSFRGRTADFVVMFVFGGVLMILCAFFVNLLFLGQAFTIMIVYVWSRRNVFVRMNFFGLMNFQAPYLPWVLLGFSVLLGNAISVDLVGMAIGHIYFFMEDVLPRQNGGQKILKTPKFLKKLFDPAPEPEYNPLPELDHVRPGGYDWRRRNNEDEDAR, from the exons ATGGCATATCAGACGCTTCTTCAGGAGTATATGCTCATACCACCAGTAACCAGAGCATATACCACAGCTTGTGTTGTGACTACGTTAGCTGTT CAATTAGACCTAGTGTCACCATTTCAGTTATATTTTAACCCTAACCTTATTCTAAGAAGATACCAATTATGGAGACTAGTGAGCACATTCCTTTTCTTCGGGAATTTAGGATTCAACTTTTTCTTCAATATGATATTCACATACAGATATTGTAGAATGCTTGAAGAAGGTTCATTCAGAGGAAGAACTGCTGATTTTGTTGTCATGTTTGTGTTTGGAGGTGTTCTGATGATT CTGTGTGctttctttgttaatttattatttttaggacAAGCATTTACTATAATGATTGTGTATGTTTGGTCTCGGCGGAATGTCTTTGTGAGAATGAACTTCTTTGGTTTGATGAACTTCCAG gcaCCATACCTTCCTTGGGTGTTACTTGGATTCTCAGTGCTACTTGGCAATGCAATATCAGTAGATTTAGTGGGTATGGCTATTGGTCATATCTATTTCTTTATGGAGGATGTACTACCAAGACAAAATGGGGGTCAAAAAATCTTGAAGACTCCTAAATTCCT aaaaaagttatttgatCCAGCCCCAGAACCTGAGTATAATCCACTTCCAGAGCTGGACCACGTACGACCAGGAGGCTACGACTGGCGCCGCCGTAACAATGAAGATGAGGACGCTAGATAA
- the LOC110375880 gene encoding trafficking protein particle complex subunit 13: MDPKEVVEHLVALKVMRLTKPALISPKIVTCDSKDLPGNILNNYLKDDATSVTQMETLAAGQFLLLPQSFGNIYLGETFSCYVCVHNETNNPVQSVSIKADLQTNSQRILLTTQQNLSPTMLDVDETLSDVIHHEVKDLGTHILVCEVTYMSNYNTLASFRKFFKFEVMKPLDVKTKFYNAESDDVYLEAQVQNITSGPIILEQVSLESSQQFNVKSLNEVDDGISVFGDVTLLQPQESCQYLYCLTPWENITKEIKLLAAAKNIGKLDIVWRSNLGEKGRLQTSQLQRMTPDYGDIRLTFEKLPSKVSVEEPFDFQCKIVNASERTLDLILKLRSLQDSSLLWCGISNRKLGPLEPGQSLFINLTALPINTGLCNISGVSLLDLFLKRTYDYDDLASVFVY, translated from the coding sequence ATGGATCCAAAAGAAGTGGTAGAACATTTAGTTGCACTGAAAGTGATGCGGCTGACGAAACCTGCTCTAATAAGCCCAAAGATCGTTACTTGCGATTCTAAAGATTTACCCGGTAATATCCTAAACAATTACCTTAAAGACGATGCTACTTCTGTCACCCAAATGGAAACTCTGGCTGCTGGGCAGTTCTTGTTACTTCCACAGAGTTTTGGCAATATTTATCTAGGCGAAACCTTTTCTTGTTATGTTTGTGTACATAATGAAACTAACAATCCCGTTCAAAGTGTTTCTATAAAAGCCGACTTACAGACAAATTCACAGAGAATACTATTAACAACTCAACAGAACCTCTCTCCTACAATGCTTGATGTAGATGAAACATTGAGTGATGTCATACACCATGAAGTCAAGGATCTCGGCACTCACATCCTTGTCTGTGAAGTAACATATATGTCCAACTACAACACACTTGCATCATTCCGAAAATTCTTCAAGTTTGAAGTGATGAAACCATTAGATGTGAAAACAAAGTTTTACAATGCAGAGTCTGATGATGTCTATCTTGAAGCTCAAGTGCAAAATATAACATCTGGCCCAATAATCTTAGAACAGGTTTCATTAGAAAGTTCTCAACAGTTCAATGTGAAGTCCTTAAATGAAGTAGATGATGGCATTTCTGTATTTGGAGATGTCACTTTGCTGCAACCCCAGGAAAGCTGTCAATATCTCTATTGTCTGACCCCATGGGAAAATATAACTAAAGAAATTAAGCTACTGGCagctgcaaaaaatattggaaaattaGACATAGTATGGAGATCTAACTTGGGAGAAAAGGGGCGGTTACAAACTAGTCAATTACAGAGAATGACCCCTGACTATGGAGATATAAGGCTTACATTTGAAAAATTACCCAGTAAAGTATCTGTGGAAGAGCCTTTTGATTTTCAATGCAAAATAGTCAATGCTAGTGAGAGAACTTTAGACTTAATTCTTAAATTACGATCACTTCAAGATTCTAGTCTGCTCTGGTGTGGTATTTCTAATAGGAAATTGGGACCTTTGGAGCCTGGACAATCTCTCTTCATAAACTTAACAGCTCTGCCAATAAATACTGGGCTTTGCAATATTTCTGGAGTATCCTTGTTGGACTTATTCTTAAAGAGAACATATGATTATGATGATTTAGCATCCGTTTTTGTGTATTGA
- the LOC110375882 gene encoding cytoplasmic phosphatidylinositol transfer protein 1, with amino-acid sequence MVLTKEFRICMPMTVEEYRIGQLYMIARHSFEQSSNGEGVEVVANEQVTDEVNGVGQYTEKRIHLSSHLPYWVQSMIPKIFYVTEKAWNYYPYTITEYTCSFIPKFSISIQTRYEDNNGTTENCLGMTPEELEQREVDFLDIAYDEIKPHHYKEAEDPKFFKSQKTGRGPLVEGWRDSHQPIMCCYKAVSVKFEVWGLQTRVEEYVQGAIREILLLGHRQAFAWMDDWFNMTIEDVREYEREMQAKTNIKLKINTEAVEGSGEDKNSESSKPQTPKTPKSPKSTSSTPTAEGRSWFNWS; translated from the exons ATGGTTTTGACTAAGGAATTCAGGATCTGTATGCCGATGACGGTGGAAGAG TATCGGATTGGTCAGCTGTACATGATAGCTCGGCATAGCTTTGAGCAGTCCAGTAATGGAGAAGGAGTGGAAGTAGTGGCCAATGAGCAGGTCACTGATGAGGTCAATGGAGTTGGACAGTATACTGAGAAGAGAATCCATCTGTCTAG CCACTTACCTTATTGGGTCCAGTCTatgataccaaaaatattttatgtcactgAAAAAGCATGGAATTATTACCCTTACACTATTACAG AGTATACA tgCTCCTTCATCCCTAAATTTTCTATCTCTATTCAAACAAGATATGAAGATAACAATGGCACTACAGAAAAC TGTTTGGGCATGACACCAGAGGAATTGGAACAGCGAGAAGTAGATTTCCTAGACATTGCATATGATGAGATCAAGCCACACCACTACAAGGAGGCTGAAGACCCAAAGTTCTTCAAGTCACAGAAGACTGGCCGAGGTCCTCTCGTGGAAGGCTGGAGAGACTCCCACCAACCCATCATGTGCTGTTATAAGGCTGTTAGTGTCAAGTTTGAGGTGTGGGGCCTTCAGACTAGAGTGGAGGAGTATGTCCAAGGA GCTATTCGCGAAATTTTATTGCTTGGTCATCGGCAAGCCTTCGCGTGGATGGACGACTGGTTCAATATGACCATAGAGGACGTGAGGGAATATGAGCGCGAGATGCAAGCGAAAACCAATATCAAG ttgaaAATCAATACAGAGGCGGTTGAAGGTTCAGGCGAAGATAAGAACTCAGAGTCTTCTAAACCCCAAACTCCTAAGACTCCGAAATCGCCGAAGAGTACGAGTAGCACTCCCACTGCTGAAGGTCGGTCGTGGTTCAACTGGTCTTAA